The following DNA comes from Oncorhynchus masou masou isolate Uvic2021 chromosome 21, UVic_Omas_1.1, whole genome shotgun sequence.
CTCAAACTTGTGAAATGTTCCTGATCGTCACACATGGATATTGTAGCAAACTTACAAATAGTGAGGATTTTTGAAATGTATATTAATACAGCTAGTCTACCCACAATGTCTCACCATAGATAGGTACCGTACCTGTAAGGTGAAAGGAGTCTTTGGCTCTGGGTCGATGGCAAACAGTCTTTCCACCATGTCCAGTTTAAACTCAGCACTGATGTCAGACTCCATTGGAAAACAGAAGTCCAATGAGCTGTCAGGCTGCAGATGACATTACATTGGTTAAAGACTAGTATTAGAGAACAGAAGTATTTTTGACATATAAACTTTCCATTGATTTCCTGATAGGCAGTTCCAAAGGGTCTCTGTCTGGATGTGATATCCCTGCTCACCTCAGTGAAGCTGTGGCTGCCTGGGGTGCTGGAGGAATCTGGACCAATGGACACCTCAGTGGTGTCCACTGAGGTGTTGGGGACCAGGTGCTGATCACTGGGGGGcagcagagagagtggcagggccAGCTTGTCACTGGTGGAGGGCAGCATCACATCCTTGTAGAGAGGCACCTCCTTCTGCAGGATGTCAGAGTCTGCAGGGACAGGAAAGAGGGGGTCAGAGAGTCTGTGTTGGGACCTGTAAAGTTTGAGTCCTATCACTAATTATCTTGTTCATTTTTACTGACCGGGGCTGCTGAAGTCCAGGGAGATGATGGTGTCTCCAGCGGCCGGGGCCAGAAGGGTGAGGGCCTCTGGTTCCTCCTTCAGGCGGTCATACAGGCTGGACAGGGGCTGGGTCTCCACCGCCCGGGTAAACAGCTTGATCACATCCAGCTCTGGGCTCTTCTCTTCCTTCAGGAGCACAGGGGACACCTCTGGCTCagagctctcctcctcctccagctccttcTTCACAGGCCTCATATCCTCCGTCTGCTCCAGAGAGAGCATCATCTTCTCCTCCTCAATGCCACTGTAGCAGGAGCCAAAAACAGTTACATATCAATTATTACTCCCCCTTACAAAGTGAACATCTGATTGGTTGAGTCAAAACCTAGTGGAGTCAGTCCCCCAGACAGTTTAAACCCCCCCTTCAAACTAGCCTATTTAAAACACACCCTGGGGTCCATAACTATACCTGAGCACATAgttgacacacacaacacactgggGCTGGGAGTTCTTGTTGTTGTAGATAACAGTGGCCTGAGTCTCCACCCACACAAAGCCTCCTCTCTTAGCCAGCATGCGGTACTGGCCTGTGCTCACCTGGCCCTTCGCAAACActggagagacaaagaaagaagaGGGTGAGAAAAAACTATGAGAAAAGAGACTGCAAGTAGCTTGAACATTGTATTATGTACCGAAGCCTATTGCCAACATTGGACATTTCCAGCCTGTCTGCTTTCCGGGGGAATATCTTTGCATGGTCATGTTTTGGTAGGGGTGCTTACAGTTGTGATGGGTCTTCATGAGGTGGTCTGAGTCCAGGGCATGGTAGTACTCATACACAGAGCGATTTAACAGGTCCTCGGGATCATAGCCCATCAGCTCAGTGATCCTTGACAACACAGAGATAGGGGACAGGTTAATCCTACTGTTTATTGGACACCATGTGGCACTACATTCAGGAGCTACTTATTCTTTTCCTCACATATTTGTGTGCGAATACAAGTCATTTTACTTTTCAGGGAAAACATTTTTTATGCAACATATTCTTACAGCAATAGCCCTGATATGGAATAAAGATTTGTGCAAGATTCAGTATTATTCTACTACATTACGTTGGTGCTACAGTCAGTGGAGTGGTAGGTCTCAGTCTCACCTCTCATCACAGTAGGTGAACTTCATGTCCAGTGTGTGGCGGCTGAGGAAAGTCTTGGTGTCCAGCGGCGCCTCGATGTTGGAGGGGTGGGGGATGGGGTCACAGACCAGCACCAGGTAGGGGACGGATGGCTCCTTGTGCCCACCGGGGCTCTGCTCAGCTGGGGATTCATGGACCCGCACATGGCCTGAGCAGTGGAGAACCTTCCAGGTGGCTGATTTGACATTGACAGTGCGCCCCCTGTTGGTGAGGGTACATTTCATCCGCAAGAAGAAGCTGCGTTCTGTGTTTGGTTCCTTGGACTTTTTAGAGGTCCCtgaacagacagaggagagagagatgagactgaGGTGAAGAAATAAAAAATTACATTTAGTGTTGGTGTGATGTGCAAAAAGGAATGTAGCAGTTTACCAGTGAAGCAGAGTGAATGCCATGGGAAGACTGTAGCCCACTAATCACTGACCTCAGGGATGGTGGGGGAAATGATAACCGGTTCCGACTTGGTTTTGCTCTGAGCTGCTAAACTTCAGCGCTGCACTATTTGTTACTCTGATATCCCAGAGTGCTATGTGTAACACAGTTGTTTCAGGAGAAACCTTAGTTTGTGTTTTCATAGGGGCGTCTCACCTGTTCTGTGTACCAGCATCTCCCTCAGCTCCTCATGGTCACAGGGGTGTGTGTACTCAAACACACTAAGTCCTGTCAGGTCAATCTGCCCATGGACAGAGAGgaaagacatttagaaacaaacaTGTTCAAGCCAAGGGAAGAAAAGCAAAAAGATCTGCATTATTTATCGGTCTGTCCTAGTCAGTGGTCTCTGACTAATGGAGCAGAAAACCTACCTGCGCCAGACCCAAGCACTTGTTGACATTCTCAGAGAGATAGATCATGTCCCCGTCCTCAGACAGCACCATGAGGAAGCCCTCTATAGCCTTCAGATAGGAGCCATTCAGCTGGGAGTCCATTTcactctcctcctgctcctcctcatcGTCTAGAGAGAAAGAATAAGGAGGAGGTAGCAGAAGGGACCGCGTGGTGACCGGGATATATGATTACAAGCCAACGCACATGCTTGTGGGGCAAGGCACTAGGACATACACAGAAAGAGTGCACAGAGGCAGGAGGACAAAAGGATCTATATCCTCCTGTCTGCAAGTTCATAGATCTCCCAGAGCTGCCCTGGCTAACAAAGGCTGCTCATctcttcaccatctctctctctcttacacccaCCACGTAACCTCCAAGGTACTTTGGACACTACAAACATATatatcctccccctccttcccctggGGTACTGACCTGTGCTCAGCAGATTCCTCATGTGCAAGTAACTGATGGCCAGTCTCATGATGGAGGCCTTGTCCAGGTTGGAGGTGACGCTGTGGGGCAGGGGCAGCTCCTGGGCCAGCTCGTAGAACACCTCAGATTCCTTCCCCCTCCTGCAACGCGCCGCATCCCGGGACTTCTCCTTCCTCCGGTCCGAGCTCACCCTGCTGTTGGAGACAGGACAATCAAGGCAAGTTAGAGTCTGGGTCCAGACCAAACACACACCACCAGGGCTTGCATTGTTGTTGTGTCTGCCTGCTCTACTCTGAGCTGCTCACTCAGCCACTGGCCAGACACAGTGGGGAAGGATGCAGGGTCAGCAACAAGCTCTCTGTCCAGCCATCTCACCACAGCAGGCTCATTTACATACGCTGGCTCAGTCTGATGTCTTATTGGAAGCGCAGAGATAACCCATGGAGTGATTGCCAAGGAGACTGAGCTTGGTTGTGTGTGATGTGCAGTACTCCCTCCACTCTGCCTGCTTGGTGCACCGCCTATCATCCTAACATTTGCTGCCAACAGTCCCATCTTCCACTACTGAGACAGcaagggagggacagacagggctCTTTTGGAACACATACACTTACAGAGGAAgcaggtgggaggagctataggaggacaggctcattgtaagagctggaatggaatcaatggaacagtaacaaacaaacacatgaaaacaaaaaaaagtgtttgactccattcctttaataccattccagccattacaatgagccctaCACCTATAGCGCCATTCACCAGTCTACTtggatttaaaaaatgaaataaacgaCAGACTACTGGGCAGATTGCCTCCTAAGTGTACACTGCATGCAACAATGACCATTGCAGGAACAAAGGAGCCTCTTCTGAAACGTGAAACAAATCTAAGAATGCAAGCTGGACCTTGGATTCTCTATGATCGGTCCCTTAGAGGTCCGAATACAAAAATAGGCCAGAGTGATTCTCCATTAAGGGAGGGGATGTTAAAACATACAGGCTGGTGTAATAAAGCTCAATTACAGGCTTCATACAGACATtcaaaaatattcagaccccttccacattttattacaaaataaaaaactatctacacacaataccccatataggAAAGTTagctgcaccgcccacaaccgcagggctcccAAGAGGGCGgagcggtctgcacaacacatcaccgggggcaaactacctgccctccaggacacctacaccatccgatgtctcaggaaggccataaagatcatcaaggacaacaaccacccaggc
Coding sequences within:
- the LOC135508135 gene encoding hypoxia-inducible factor 1-alpha isoform X1 produces the protein MFSFTLDASDGSPQTVPSKSSRVSSDRRKEKSRDAARCRRGKESEVFYELAQELPLPHSVTSNLDKASIMRLAISYLHMRNLLSTDDEEEQEESEMDSQLNGSYLKAIEGFLMVLSEDGDMIYLSENVNKCLGLAQIDLTGLSVFEYTHPCDHEELREMLVHRTGTSKKSKEPNTERSFFLRMKCTLTNRGRTVNVKSATWKVLHCSGHVRVHESPAEQSPGGHKEPSVPYLVLVCDPIPHPSNIEAPLDTKTFLSRHTLDMKFTYCDERITELMGYDPEDLLNRSVYEYYHALDSDHLMKTHHNLFAKGQVSTGQYRMLAKRGGFVWVETQATVIYNNKNSQPQCVVCVNYVLSGIEEEKMMLSLEQTEDMRPVKKELEEEESSEPEVSPVLLKEEKSPELDVIKLFTRAVETQPLSSLYDRLKEEPEALTLLAPAAGDTIISLDFSSPDSDILQKEVPLYKDVMLPSTSDKLALPLSLLPPSDQHLVPNTSVDTTEVSIGPDSSSTPGSHSFTEPDSSLDFCFPMESDISAEFKLDMVERLFAIDPEPKTPFTLQAMEDLDLEMLAPYIPMDDDFQLRTLSPEEPLSCGPAQPLECSSVHLTQEVHSYPGSPFNAPGSLAASPALAAPEPADSPCPASLLTKMVPQIDREISLRSLASQNAQRKRKMSLSQAVGIGGLLQDRPGPGKKLKVSELSHADAPSNRTILLLPTDLASRLLGISSEGSGSPFTLPQLTRYDCEVNAPVGGRQLLLQGEELLSALDQVN
- the LOC135508135 gene encoding hypoxia-inducible factor 1-alpha isoform X2, producing MDTGVVPEKKSRVSSDRRKEKSRDAARCRRGKESEVFYELAQELPLPHSVTSNLDKASIMRLAISYLHMRNLLSTDDEEEQEESEMDSQLNGSYLKAIEGFLMVLSEDGDMIYLSENVNKCLGLAQIDLTGLSVFEYTHPCDHEELREMLVHRTGTSKKSKEPNTERSFFLRMKCTLTNRGRTVNVKSATWKVLHCSGHVRVHESPAEQSPGGHKEPSVPYLVLVCDPIPHPSNIEAPLDTKTFLSRHTLDMKFTYCDERITELMGYDPEDLLNRSVYEYYHALDSDHLMKTHHNLFAKGQVSTGQYRMLAKRGGFVWVETQATVIYNNKNSQPQCVVCVNYVLSGIEEEKMMLSLEQTEDMRPVKKELEEEESSEPEVSPVLLKEEKSPELDVIKLFTRAVETQPLSSLYDRLKEEPEALTLLAPAAGDTIISLDFSSPDSDILQKEVPLYKDVMLPSTSDKLALPLSLLPPSDQHLVPNTSVDTTEVSIGPDSSSTPGSHSFTEPDSSLDFCFPMESDISAEFKLDMVERLFAIDPEPKTPFTLQAMEDLDLEMLAPYIPMDDDFQLRTLSPEEPLSCGPAQPLECSSVHLTQEVHSYPGSPFNAPGSLAASPALAAPEPADSPCPASLLTKMVPQIDREISLRSLASQNAQRKRKMSLSQAVGIGGLLQDRPGPGKKLKVSELSHADAPSNRTILLLPTDLASRLLGISSEGSGSPFTLPQLTRYDCEVNAPVGGRQLLLQGEELLSALDQVN